The DNA segment AAACGCGGATCCACGAAATCCAATATTCAATTTCACGATTCCTGAATCGATAGAGGTTAAAGAGATCAAATGGTAAACCGTCTCGTTCTTTGCTGTATATTCTGTTTGTCCGTTGTTTTTTTTGGTTCACCTACGTTTGCGGGTGAAGCAGTCGACTTGGCGTTTATCCGAAAAGTCAATCCGGTTATGAAATCGAAACCCCGAGAGGTTATCCGCTTTAATCCGGAGGAAGCCTCGGAATTGAAGTTTGTCGCGACGGGGTTGATCCGGCTTTACCAGGAGTTTGTCTCCAGCCAGGATGGTCCAACATGCAACTTCCATCCGACATGTTCTCGCTTCGGCATGGCGTGTATACAGGAATATGGCGTCTTGCGAGGGATATTGCTTACGGCGGATAGACTCCTCCGGTGCAACGGTTCGCAGGCGCAGCATTACCACAAAGACGGCGTAACGGGGAAATACATTGACCCTGTTTCAGACTATGCAACACTGAAATAGTTCCACATCTATACCATCTGGTAGGGGCTTTCACCCAACCGCACCGGACCGAAGCAATAAACATTGTCAAAAGTCGAATTTGACTCCGTTCAATTTGGGGAAATCTGTTCCTTATATTACATTGCAAAAACACTTACGGCGATATGAACACCACGCAAATACCCAAGTTCCTTCTCATAATCTTCCTTACTCTTACACTTCTATCCTTCGTAGCCGCTGAAGAACCCGTTGAATACTACGCTCCTGAAAACGTCCGCAAATTCGCCGATTTTCTGTATGAACAAGGCGATTACCTCCGCGCCGCGGGTGAATACGAACGCTACCTTTTTTATCAACCACGCGAAAGTGAGAAGATACGTTAT comes from the Candidatus Poribacteria bacterium genome and includes:
- the yidD gene encoding membrane protein insertion efficiency factor YidD, translated to MKSKPREVIRFNPEEASELKFVATGLIRLYQEFVSSQDGPTCNFHPTCSRFGMACIQEYGVLRGILLTADRLLRCNGSQAQHYHKDGVTGKYIDPVSDYATLK